The following DNA comes from Nicotiana sylvestris chromosome 10, ASM39365v2, whole genome shotgun sequence.
ACGGGaattggagcgggatcgctcctgccgagatggtcgttgcttgccggtttacctgcgaataagcaatacaagcatatattgtgcataaatttaaacatgatgcagttTCTCGCCGGACCATGAGGATTGTCTTCGAACGGTtagaatgacgtccttagaccatgatgtcccggGCCATGAAACGTGTAATAAAGGATTtccaggccatgaaatgatgctctcgggctatgaggatgatgcctccgaaccatgattcctttgaataatgatatgcaaaagattaaaaggggggtcctcaggccatgacatagtGTTCtcggctatgaaaatggtgcctccgaacgatgacgcctttggataatttggcgatctttcagcctatgagatatagtaggtggcgatatttcagtccATGAAATGCAatatttggcaatctttcagccatgcaatgcagtaggtggcgatttTCCAGCCATtcaaatgtagataaggtggcgatctttcagtcatgcaaatgtagataaggtggcgatcttccagccatgcaaatgtaggggtggtgatctttcagccatgcaaatgtaggggtggcgatctttcagctatgcaaatgtaggggtggcgatcttttatccatgcaaatgtagataacgtggcgatctttcagccatgcaagtgtagatAAGGTGacgatattttagccatgcaaatgtagataacgtggcgatctttcagccatgcaaatgtaggaggaggtgatctttcagccatgcaaatgtagggggaggtaaagcttaacctcggaaggcagaatagtagccttatgcaatgcaaaaatgcagatagagacaacgtttagtcttggaaggcagaatggtagccttatgcgatgtaGAAAATGCAGATAAAGACAACATTttgtctcggaaggcataatggtagccttatgcaagaaaaaaGGGTAAATggtaatagagttttcttagctgatagccgattgcagtattgtgactgctggggatattgtgacACACGGAATGTCACTGGTGTGCGTGgctagcaaatgttggtaagtgcgactgttctgagagttgtattcctgaacaacgTTTGTCTCGTGATGTATAGTACGTTTGATGCTTTCCtaatccaagtgcctgcatccaaagaaaaaatcgtgagttttataggggggaggttagtctgtatccccgctggctctgcttgacttgTTTGGTTTTGAACTAGTGATACCGTATGTATCATtgaggtagcgttgctaaacaaagcaattttagtaataaacatgcatgatttcataaaatatgacataagtatgTAATTACgaataacttttagatgaaccgacgactatgacgtggttcaaaacattgcaacctctcttgctacagaattttgagggtcctccacaAAATTCTACCTTAGTTTAATGGGTTGAGGTTTTTGACTTTTGTTTGCGACGactggctgaaattacttcggaattttgagggtcctcctcaaaattcttccctagtTTCCAATTGTGAGAGGAACGAAAATTatattgaattgtgaccaaacccatagggttgcctatgtatcccctcttaaatgggaatcaagtcaggtgtagttcaaattacaCCATACAGGAAAGCATAAAGATCACACATAGTAATGATTGAGTGGATCTGagttgattggcttcggccagacttcttcgtccatttctgcaagtatgagggctcctcctgtcagaacccggtggaccatgtatgggccctaccagttgggagagaatttacCTTTGGCTTCATATTGATGCGGAAAACTTTTCTTTAACtccagctgccctggtgtgaactgtctcggcttgactcttttgttgaaggctctggacattctgttctgaaagagttgaccatggaaaactgtgttcattctctttccgtctataaagGCTAATTTATCATAACAACTTTTCACCCACTCtacatcgtcgagctcagcttcctgtatgatcctttgggaaggaatttctacctcagcaggaatgactgcctctgtaccataaaccaacatatagggggttgctccgGTTGATGTTCGGACTGTGGTTCGATATCCCAATAAAGTGAATGATAACTTcttgtgccactgtttatgcttctctatcattttcctcaatatcttcttgatattcttgttggcggcctctacaactccattcatttgaggccgaTAGggtgtggaattcttgtgtctgatcttgaaagtttcgcacatgtctttcatcaagtcattgttgaggttggagccattatcaataatgattgattctggaatcccgaatcgacaaacgatgcggtcgcggacaaagtctgccacgactttcttagtcagtgctctgtaagatgttgcttcgactcatttggtgaaatagttgattgctactaggataaacctgtgcccgttggaggcggcaggctcgattggtccaataatatccattccccaagcggcgaacgaccatggtgagcttgttgcattaagctcatttggaggcacctttatcatgtttgTATGTATTTGGCAGcagtggcatttccggacatactggatgcagtctgcttccatagttatccaaaggtaaccagcccggagtatcttctttgctaagacaaaacctttcatatgtggaccgcaagtcccagcgtgaatttcatctagtagcctagatgcttcctttgcgttgacacaccttaatagtcccaaatcaaGAGTCGTCCTATACATGATTCCTTcgatgtgaaagaaattattggacaacctccgaagtgtgcgtttctgagtaggatttgcaagttttgGGCATTCGCCTTTTGCccaatattctttgatatcatgaaaccaaggttttccatctgcttcttcttcaacatgggcgcaataagctggttgatcatggatctttactggaatatgatcaatgaagtttttgtctagatgttgtatcatggatgatagggtagccaatgcatcgacaaactcattttggactctaggaatatgttggaattccgtcttcgtgaacctcgtcctcaattcctgtacatggtgcAGATACGGTAGCAtattggagttcttggttgcccattcttcaaGCACCTAATGTATGAGTAGgcctgaatctccaatcactagtaattcttgaatgttcatgtcaatggccattatgagccctaggatgcaagcttcatactcggccatttTGGTAGTGCAAGGgaacttgagtttggcagacaccggataatgttgaccggtttctgatacctggactgctcctatgccaacttctttgaaatttgctgctccatcgaaaaacaatcTTCAACCACCATATGATTCCGCAATGTCCTCTCTTATGAAcaatacctcttcatcaggaaaatatgttttcaggggttcgtattctccatccatgggattctcggcaaggtagactgctagtgcctgtcctttgattgccttccgAGTCACGTAGagaatgtcaaattcactcaacaggatttaccacttggctagctttacagtgggcatgggcttctggaagatgtacttcaaaggatccatccttgatatgagatatttagtataggcacagaagtagtgcctcagcttctgagctacccaaatcaaagcacaacaggtgcgttctaatagagaataccggtcCTCGTACGGGGTTAACTTCTTGTGAGATAATAAATGTCCTATTTtttcctccccatttcatcataCTACCCTAGaacgcagccgaaagctccatccaacaaGGTAGAGTAACAGAGGTCTACCTGgatcgggcgggactaagactggtggtgttgacaggtattccttgattctgtcgaaggctttttcGAAGTCATCAGTCcctttggtagcggcgtccttctttaacatcttaaagattggctcaaagataactgtagattgtgctatgaaccggctagTGTAgataagtctccccaagaaactcatcacgtccttcttgttcttttgcggtggcaattcttgaatagctttgacttttgatggatccagttctgtTCCTCGGtaactcacaataaacccaagtaattttgtagcaggaaccccaaatgcacattttgcgggattcagtttcaggttgtaccttcgcaatctattgaaaaacttcctcaaatcttccatgtgattagtggatttcttggacttgatgataacatcatctacgtacacctctatctccttgtgtatcatatcatggaaaatggtagtcatggccctcatgtaggtggcacctgcattctttaacccgaacgacatcatcttgttgcagtacattccccacggcgtaatgaaagccattttctcagcatcttcttcatccatccagatctaatgATAACTAGCGGAACAATCTAaaaatgactgcaactcatgcttggcacaattgtcgattaggatgtgtatattcggcaaagggaagtcgtctttcggactggcccggttgagatcccggtagtcgacacagactcggaCCTTCCCGTCTTTTTTGGTATTGGcatgatgttggctaaccatgtcgggtattctactaccctgagaaccttagctttgacctacttggtgacttcttccttgattttcagactcatatcaggcttggattttctgagcttttgctttaccggcggacatgttggatcggttggcaatttgtgagccacaatagacatactcaaaccagtcatgtcatcatatgacccggcgaatatatcctcatattcccttagaaattttgtgtattccttcttttttgatggcaataagtggacgctgattcatgtttctttgacgttttctgcatctcccaagttaaaaATCtcagtctcatccaggttggacttaggcctgttctcaaagttctcaacctccttaacaatctcttcttgtatgtcatcttcctctgaatctatgtccgtttgttgcattgtctcgttgcatgtcacggccattggttcatcaagataagtaatagtaatgctgtatgagtaaagtaatgagagaaaaaataataatgagtgttgattgtaAGAGAAGTCAAatactttgataaattgcataatcgttttgaacattggaaatcttattgcaggaattgaaaacatgcgagaaataaatcttttagtaaataagacgatgcttgttttagccttgcaaCCTCAATGCTCGTTGGGTTCTGGTCGTCCttatggtccagttattgaggtgtgcccctctgcttacagcctgtatggaaggttcttcctccccctcctcctcaagaacaacacaacaatccatatcattgtcttctaggaacaaattcttcaTCGTTGTCAGtgtttcttcttcatctgacccataaataatatcggtcggttggaaggtctgctccaaatgtggtatcggctgctccagtgggtagtaaggaccgcaccatggtggtgaccagttgttgaattcttcccaattgtactcatatcccagaccaaaagtggtgccatgtttcttgagttttatgggcttagtgattccttgaaggttcttgccaagccccttgccaggttcgtacccactccaatttagtatactctcgatcttgttatcccaccatttgtctttgtcaacagaaTTTACTCGTTCGATGTGATGGTAAATCTCTCCTCATAGCTTCTTTCTCCCCTCGATTGATGGAATGGTTtggcgactatatatagggttgctaccgtcaccgtgaatgatcacttcctggtggttcaactcgaactttactgcctgatgcagtgttgatgctacggctccggcagcatggatccatggccgtcccaatagcagattgtaagatgttGGCATGTCTATTACTTGTTAATCGatatcgaaccaagttggcccttATTGTAAACacagactaatttccccaatagtggacctctgggaaccgtcgaaagctttcacattgatagaCCCGTCATTTATTTCATGCAGTCCTTTaaccaacttcttgagtgttaccagtggacaaatgttgagactagaaCCACCGTCGATCAAGATCTTGGTGATaaagtagtcctcgcattgcacagtgatatgTAGTGTTTTGTTGTGACCCATCCCTTCAGGTGGCAACTCATCCTCGTAAAAACTAAatttatgactttccaataccttctctaccatgttggccatttccctGCCATTGATGTTGTTGGGTACGTATGTTTCACTCAACACCCTtagcagagcattcttgtgtgcctcagaattttgtagcaacgTAAGGATGGAGATTTGTGCCGGTATTTTGTTCAACTGGTTGATGACCGAgcattccttggcctgtatctttctccaaatatTGTCTAGACCTGTCTTAATGATGGGTTACCGATTAGAGGTCTAcctgcttgactcagctaggtaTTCTAGTGTATAGACCCTACCAATTCTCATCATACCTTGTGCGGCAATAGTTTTcccgaacctaaccttgcctttcctccttgccttgGCTGTATTGTCCCAGGGAAttgcctttgtatggaatggcatcATGGTCGACATCACCATtgggatcggcgtggctatcttcactccgaacggagcatgtagcTTGGGTGGTAAAACCGCAACTTCGAATGGTGCAGGTGCATTagctggagacacgaattcgacctcaattggcgatggtgtctttgcagatgacattgcttcaaactcaagtggcacaaacatatttacctcagcgtcCCCAGATGGATGAatttggactatgattggattaagggtaactattggcttctttgggtcatcaccttatGCAATCAAAccaattgatccctcgggatcccaatcatcctctatttcaatcatgtcaacacctccacccttatagtctggtagagggttattgCGTACATGcagagcgggttcctttgccacaataaccttgttgtcaatcaaatcctggatcttgtccttcagggaacgacattcgtcgatggtgtgtcctttcatggaggagtggtatgcacaggatttgtttgggttaacccagtgagaagggttctcaggagttgcagcagagataggggtgacataaccagtagctttgagtctttcgtaaaactggtcaataggttcagcaatggttgTGTATTGTTTAGGAGGTCTACGATCGAAATTtagtcgaggtctagggaagttttggcatgtGGGAGgggattgatagtgggatggttgagcattataggtttggtagacataagcgggttgggaatatctgggtgaagtaggctgatatgtggagggtggaggtgattgataagggggtggtggagtttggtaggagggtgagggtgcttggtagttcggagtaggctgatatgtaagtaaAGGGtgcgtcccttttcttggacacaccaccggactgcaaagccttatttgtagcttgcaaggcctcgaagtttgtaaccataccacttttgatgacttcttcaattctttcacccaactTGATAATGTCATAACATTTGTGGCTTTCAATCATCATCGGCCTTTCATAATACtacgggtcctgagcccggacaaagaatttgttcatctgttcctcttctaaggcaggtctgaccttagcagctttggacctctagcgagtggcatactcgcgaaatgtttatgtaggtttcttctttagattttgaatgtagaacacatccggcgcattctttgtattgaacctgaacttgtccataaagtcggacgccataccTACCCAGTTTGACCAAATCTTTGgttcttggctgatgtaccaagacaaagcatcttctttcaaactcctcatgaacagcttcatgtggattctctcatctttccctactccaaccagcttgtcacaatatgttctcaaatggacccttggattacctgtaccatcaaacatttcgaactttggaggtttTTACCCCttgggcagttcgacatctggctgtatgcaaagatcttcatagtttagcccctgtgacgacccgaccagtcgtctcatgagttaccgttccattttccccatttcagcttctttatgcttcattatgcgtgtttttgtggtatcgggttgatcAGATCGAGTtcggaatgagtttggtgaagtttgagacacttagtctcttttaagaaggtttaagttggaaaagtcaatcagatgttgacttatgtgttataagGATTGAAAGTGAGTTCTAATGGTTcgattagctttgggaggtgatttttgacttaggagcgtgacgggaatgggttttggaggttcggagtagaattatgcttgaattggcgaagttgatattttggcgattttcggttgttaggcaagattttgatataggggtcagaatggaattccgagagttgtaatagCTTCGTCGtggcatttgggatgtgtgtgtaaaatttcaggtcattcggacgtggtttggttgggtttttgatcaaaagtgtattttggaagatttttgaaacttaggcttaaatccgatgtgatttggtagattcgatgatatttgaggtgttttgatgattggaacaagtttgaataaggtattggattatgtttgtgcttttggttgaggtcccgggggcctcggggtgattttgggtggttaacaAGGAAGTTGAAGTGTAATTGTAGCTGCTGAAGTTTTGctacttctggtgttttcgcacctacgGTTTGGTGACCGCAGGTGTGGTGCCGCATGTGCGGGAGAACAGCCGCAAAAGCGGTTTTAGGAGGATTCATcaagagccgcagatgcggttgaagGGTCGCATCTGCAAGACAGCAGGTGCGGAAgcttgaccgcagatgcagtttgGGTCTTTTAAGTGACTTTCGCAGGAGCGGACTAAtggccgcaaatgcggtaccgcaaaagcggttATGGGACCACAAATGCGAAAAAAGGACTAGGAAGATTGTATATATTCCttccttcgtgatttttgaagggtttaaccatttttttactcggaattgggagctttgggcgattttgaagagagaaatcaaaCAGACTtagttgaggtaaggattttggacttaaaacacatttttatggtagaatttcatgaattaaggctgtaattaatgggattaaagggctaaaatggaggattagggcttgagtttaagaggcctttaatggagaatttgaggggttatttgaactccgattttggtattctttATGTGTATGGATttgtggggagatgaggaatctattgatttgaaaatttctgatttttaagatgtggacccgggggtcgggtattggtaatttcgggaatcgtgccctttgttgattgtttttgcttgggctttgttcccttagcatattgtgacgtattaattctgattttggatagattcgacgcgcgtggaggccgattcgaggggcaaaggcatcgtgagtTAGAGATTTACCCGGTTCGAGGtgattaattattgtaaatgatgctctaagggtttgaaaccccgaatttgcacatcgtagtgctatattgaggtgagacactcgcttgatgacgagcgtggggttgtgcactattggggattgtgacttggtccatccctattgatgattttaccgtgtatttgacttaaacgcatttgctatcatcatgatttgggttgattgccacatttgggctttgtgccaactatttgaacccttcggggatttttattactatttccccactgttttgacttattactggaactcagtcatgttattttccactgttctactactcagccatttttactcagtttcgagacttaaatgatatttttaaatgatgttttgggctgaaaaatactgttttactattgtccgagggcttgtgatgattttggaatgagtaaggtcgagggcctaattgtgaggatacactgatactgatatgaggtcgagggactGAGATACATATATTTGCCACgaagtggcttgattgatatgaggccgagggcctagatttgttgccacgagatgacttgatattgcgcttggaccataaggggcccctcccagagtgtGTACACcgccagtgagcgcgggtacccattgtgatgtgagattgagcccgaggggcttgtactattctgagatattgcccgaggggcagatttgttgatattgtgcccgaggggcgaaataagtaaaataattaatttcgcccctcgggcacaataaaacaaatagaatgccttgtgtttgaagtgttttcttactttcagtcattatttacatttgttactcactgagttggagtactcactttactccttgcaccctgtgtgcagattcaggcgtagctggtaccgCTCCTGAGTGCTAATTCCTTCGGTTCCAGGCGGTattcggtacggagatgtctgtatttatcctcgagaggctgcaaaacctttatgaaaaacttcatattcttgaaattcttgtcgtgcgaacttgttgatccgagtactaaacttttgttattccattgtctcacagatggtgaggacacgc
Coding sequences within:
- the LOC138880032 gene encoding uncharacterized protein, encoding MNGVVEAANKNIKKILRKMIEKHKQWHKKLSFTLLGYRTTVRTSTGATPYMLVYGTEAVIPAEVEIPSQRIIQEAELDDVEWVKSCYDKLAFIDGKRMNTVFHGQLFQNRMSRAFNKRVKPRQFTPGQLELKKSFPHQYEAKGKFSPNW